One Rhizobium sp. NRK18 genomic window carries:
- a CDS encoding energy-coupling factor ABC transporter permease, whose product MHIEPGVVDGAKIVLSYATAAGALGLGLKMAVDTVRRDGGIAALAMRSTVTTALVFSFFQVLPHHAVGVSEVHLILGSTLLLMFGAGPAAIGLALGLLIQGVFFAPFDLPQYGMNVTTLLVPLWAIGAVARRIVPARTAYVDVTYKQALALSTTYQGGIVAWVAFWALYGQGFGADNLAAVGSFGIAYMSVVLIEPLIDLAVLAAAKSFDKASRGPLFARRLHQAA is encoded by the coding sequence ATGCATATCGAACCCGGCGTCGTCGACGGCGCCAAGATCGTTCTCTCCTACGCAACGGCAGCCGGAGCCCTCGGGCTCGGCCTCAAGATGGCGGTGGATACCGTCCGTCGCGATGGCGGCATTGCTGCCCTTGCCATGCGCAGCACGGTTACGACCGCGCTGGTCTTTTCCTTCTTTCAAGTTCTCCCGCATCATGCGGTCGGCGTTTCCGAGGTGCACCTGATCCTCGGCTCGACGCTGCTGTTGATGTTCGGGGCGGGGCCGGCGGCGATCGGCCTGGCATTGGGTCTGTTGATCCAGGGCGTCTTCTTCGCGCCCTTCGACCTGCCGCAATACGGCATGAACGTCACGACGCTGCTCGTGCCGCTCTGGGCCATCGGCGCGGTCGCCCGCCGCATCGTTCCGGCCCGCACGGCCTATGTCGATGTGACCTACAAACAGGCGCTGGCGCTCTCGACCACCTATCAGGGCGGCATCGTCGCCTGGGTGGCCTTCTGGGCGCTCTACGGCCAGGGCTTCGGCGCTGACAACCTTGCCGCCGTCGGCTCTTTCGGCATCGCCTATATGAGCGTCGTGCTCATCGAGCCGCTGATCGATCTCGCCGTGCTTGCTGCCGCCAAGTCCTTCGACAAGGCGAGCCGCGGTCCGCTCTTCGCGCGCCGCCTGCATCAGGCCGCCTGA
- a CDS encoding helix-turn-helix domain-containing protein, with the protein MLQRITADPVPSARSTTRPQRPVAVSHNQALGRFAAGEAISIARRGRPGLLAIRDGCVALHQTLQDGRRQILDILGPGRMFGKGVTDHLDCQVEALAFTRVEMVSAEDGTPAEPSAALITFTQRLQDHITLLGRRTAQERVAVAILDLASQFERRNHDPRSCRSTFRLYLKRVDLADWLGLTLETVSRNLNGFKRAGLIDFSTPELVTINDRKRIAAIAGAPERRASQP; encoded by the coding sequence ATGTTACAGAGGATCACCGCGGACCCCGTTCCGTCCGCCCGATCGACGACACGGCCGCAACGGCCAGTCGCCGTATCCCATAACCAGGCGCTCGGCCGCTTCGCAGCCGGTGAGGCGATTTCGATCGCTCGCAGAGGACGACCTGGCCTCCTCGCCATCCGCGACGGCTGCGTGGCGCTTCACCAGACATTGCAGGACGGCCGCCGCCAGATCCTGGACATTCTCGGCCCCGGCCGGATGTTCGGAAAAGGCGTGACGGATCATCTCGACTGTCAGGTCGAGGCGCTCGCCTTCACCAGGGTGGAGATGGTCTCCGCCGAGGACGGCACCCCCGCCGAACCGTCGGCTGCGCTCATCACGTTCACACAAAGGTTGCAGGATCACATCACGCTGCTCGGGCGAAGGACGGCGCAGGAGCGGGTCGCCGTGGCGATCCTCGATCTCGCCAGCCAGTTCGAACGTCGCAATCACGATCCGCGCTCGTGCCGAAGCACGTTCCGCCTCTACCTCAAACGGGTCGACCTTGCCGACTGGCTGGGCCTGACGCTTGAAACGGTCAGCCGCAACCTGAACGGCTTCAAGCGCGCCGGGCTCATCGACTTCTCGACACCTGAACTCGTGACCATCAACGACCGCAAGCGGATTGCCGCCATCGCCGGCGCGCCCGAACGGCGCGCGTCGCAGCCATGA
- a CDS encoding copper chaperone PCu(A)C, whose amino-acid sequence MKTTTIRILTLIVALITAPLAWGHEFKVGDLEIIHPNARAMIPGAKVGGGYLKIINHGTTDDRLVAIKSDRSDNVQLHEMSVVNNVMKMRELPDGIDIPAGKTVELKKGGLHVMFMDVTQPFKEGEMVKATLVFEKAGPVDVEFKVGDASGNDNGDMKGMDMKSMDGMNHDAMPKMGK is encoded by the coding sequence ATGAAAACCACGACAATCCGCATTCTCACCCTCATCGTCGCGCTGATAACGGCGCCGCTTGCCTGGGGGCACGAGTTCAAGGTCGGCGATCTCGAAATCATCCACCCGAATGCCCGTGCCATGATCCCCGGCGCCAAGGTCGGCGGCGGCTATCTGAAGATCATCAATCATGGCACCACCGATGATCGCCTCGTGGCGATCAAGTCTGACCGCTCCGACAATGTGCAGCTGCATGAGATGTCGGTCGTAAACAATGTGATGAAGATGCGCGAACTGCCGGACGGCATCGACATTCCGGCCGGCAAGACCGTCGAATTGAAGAAGGGCGGCCTGCATGTGATGTTCATGGATGTTACCCAGCCGTTCAAGGAAGGCGAGATGGTCAAGGCGACGCTGGTCTTCGAAAAGGCCGGCCCCGTCGACGTCGAATTCAAGGTCGGAGATGCCAGCGGCAACGACAATGGCGACATGAAGGGCATGGACATGAAGTCGATGGACGGCATGAACCACGACGCCATGCCGAAAATGGGCAAGTAA
- a CDS encoding ABC transporter ATP-binding protein encodes MTLHAEKAPLLSTQSLTKHFTVGKTIMPGSGRTLYAVEDISLDVYPGETLGLVGESGSGKSTLGRCLTRLYDITSGTLTFDGADITKAGEGELKPARRKMQMIFQDPSASLNPRRRVRDILGEVLTIHKLRPPGEIETRLAELMDLVGLRREYLDRYAHEFSGGQRQRIGIARALAVEPKLIVADEPVSALDVSVQAQIVNLFSELRERLNLTYVFIAHDLAVVRHVSTRVAVMYLGSIVELADADALFAAPRHPYTQALISAIPQPKNRGKRQHIILTGEIPSPLDPPKGCKFSPRCPYATDKCRNERPALSTIDGNRRVACHYPLATS; translated from the coding sequence ATGACCTTGCATGCCGAAAAAGCGCCGCTCCTGTCCACGCAGTCGCTGACCAAGCACTTTACCGTCGGCAAGACGATCATGCCAGGCTCCGGCCGGACGCTCTACGCGGTCGAGGACATCTCGCTCGACGTCTATCCGGGCGAAACGCTGGGGCTGGTGGGTGAATCCGGCAGCGGCAAGTCGACCCTCGGCCGCTGCCTGACAAGGCTCTACGACATCACCTCCGGCACGCTGACCTTCGACGGCGCGGATATCACGAAAGCCGGCGAGGGCGAATTGAAGCCCGCCCGGCGCAAGATGCAGATGATCTTCCAGGATCCCTCCGCCTCGCTCAATCCCCGCCGCCGCGTGCGCGACATCCTCGGCGAGGTGCTGACGATCCATAAGCTGAGGCCGCCGGGCGAGATCGAGACGCGGCTTGCCGAGTTGATGGACCTCGTCGGCCTGCGGCGCGAATATCTCGACCGCTATGCGCACGAGTTTTCCGGCGGCCAGCGCCAGCGCATCGGCATCGCCCGTGCGCTTGCCGTCGAACCGAAGCTGATCGTCGCCGACGAACCTGTTTCGGCGCTCGACGTCTCGGTGCAGGCGCAGATCGTCAACCTGTTCAGCGAATTGCGCGAACGGCTGAACCTCACCTATGTCTTCATCGCCCACGACCTCGCCGTCGTGCGCCACGTCTCGACCCGGGTGGCGGTGATGTATCTCGGCTCGATTGTCGAACTGGCGGATGCCGACGCGCTGTTTGCCGCGCCGCGCCATCCCTACACCCAGGCGCTGATCTCGGCGATCCCTCAGCCGAAGAACCGCGGCAAGCGCCAGCACATCATCCTGACCGGCGAAATTCCGAGCCCGCTCGATCCGCCCAAGGGCTGCAAGTTCTCGCCGCGCTGTCCCTATGCGACGGACAAATGCCGCAACGAACGCCCAGCTCTCTCGACAATCGACGGCAATCGCCGCGTCGCCTGCCATTATCCGCTGGCGACATCCTGA
- a CDS encoding ABC transporter ATP-binding protein yields the protein MTNNEPPVLLDVQGLSVSFATDRGRARAIQDISFKVREGEILSIVGESGSGKSVTLLSLLGLHDPRTTFVDGAVSFRGKRILEMSEREMRRVRGKEIGLISQDPMTALTPVYTIGWQIAEQIRAHEDISKRAARLRAIELLGEVGLANPSEAVDRYPHQLSGGMRQRAVIAMALSCNPKLLVADEPTTALDVTVQAQVLDLLLKLRKDFGSAIILITHDMGVVAEVADRVHVMYAGRIIERGTTEEVFSNPMHPYTWGLLASIPPLTGARMDNLPAIPGMPPTPETIPSGCGFQPRCRFARPECAERPPLQTSGHQSALCVLQSPECEDLRASILSLEEPA from the coding sequence ATGACCAACAACGAACCCCCCGTTCTGCTCGACGTGCAGGGCCTCTCGGTCTCCTTCGCCACCGATCGCGGTCGTGCCCGCGCCATCCAGGACATCTCCTTCAAGGTCAGGGAAGGCGAGATCCTGTCGATCGTCGGCGAATCCGGTTCCGGCAAGTCGGTGACCCTGCTGTCGCTGCTCGGCCTGCACGATCCGCGCACGACTTTCGTCGACGGCGCCGTCTCCTTCCGCGGCAAGCGCATCCTGGAAATGAGCGAACGGGAAATGCGCCGGGTGCGCGGCAAGGAGATCGGCCTCATCTCGCAGGACCCGATGACGGCGCTGACGCCGGTCTACACGATCGGCTGGCAGATCGCCGAACAGATCCGCGCCCATGAGGACATCTCGAAGCGCGCCGCACGGCTGCGGGCGATCGAGCTGCTCGGCGAGGTCGGCCTCGCCAACCCGTCGGAAGCCGTCGACCGCTATCCGCACCAGCTTTCGGGCGGCATGCGCCAGCGGGCCGTCATCGCCATGGCGCTTTCCTGCAATCCGAAGCTGCTGGTCGCCGACGAGCCGACCACGGCGCTCGACGTGACCGTTCAGGCGCAGGTGCTCGATCTGCTCCTGAAGCTGCGCAAGGACTTCGGCTCAGCGATCATCCTGATCACCCACGACATGGGCGTCGTCGCCGAAGTCGCCGACCGTGTGCACGTCATGTATGCTGGCCGCATCATCGAGCGCGGCACGACGGAGGAGGTCTTCTCCAACCCCATGCATCCCTATACCTGGGGCCTGCTTGCCTCCATTCCGCCGCTGACGGGCGCGCGCATGGACAACCTGCCGGCAATTCCCGGCATGCCGCCGACGCCGGAAACCATCCCGTCGGGCTGCGGGTTCCAGCCGCGCTGTCGGTTTGCCCGGCCGGAATGCGCCGAGCGGCCGCCGCTTCAGACATCCGGCCACCAGTCGGCACTTTGCGTCCTGCAATCGCCGGAATGCGAAGACCTGCGCGCCTCCATTCTCTCCCTCGAGGAACCCGCATGA
- a CDS encoding ABC transporter permease produces MAIALFQRLLQMIFVMFGISALVFLIFFATPGADPAARIAGRNAAQETVEAIRKDFGFDRPLPVQYAIMMKRLFVTQDLTSFVNRGLKVVPQVLSAAPITLSLVFGAAVLWVVGGVAVGVIAAMTRGTFIDRGLMVLALIGVSMPVFWFGEMMNLVSQSRFHDTWLFSWVPGLGYKPFSTDPWSWFKTLIIPWFTLAALYIGIYGRVLRANLVEAYQEDFIRTARAKGLGPMRVMLRHALRTSLIPFVTMFGLDFGVLVGGAALLTEVVFGLNGIGRLTYQALLNLDLPMILATVMYASFFVVVANAVVDMVYVLIDPRVRGV; encoded by the coding sequence ATGGCCATAGCTCTCTTCCAGCGCCTTCTGCAGATGATCTTCGTGATGTTCGGCATCTCGGCACTGGTCTTCCTCATCTTCTTCGCCACGCCCGGTGCCGATCCCGCCGCCCGTATCGCCGGCCGCAATGCCGCGCAGGAGACCGTCGAGGCGATCCGCAAGGACTTCGGCTTCGACCGGCCGCTGCCGGTGCAATACGCCATCATGATGAAGCGGCTGTTCGTCACCCAGGACCTGACCTCCTTCGTCAATCGCGGCCTGAAGGTCGTCCCGCAGGTGCTGTCGGCAGCCCCCATCACGCTGTCGCTGGTCTTCGGTGCCGCGGTCTTGTGGGTCGTCGGCGGGGTCGCGGTCGGCGTCATCGCCGCCATGACGCGCGGCACCTTCATCGACCGGGGCCTGATGGTGCTGGCGCTGATCGGCGTGTCCATGCCGGTCTTCTGGTTCGGCGAGATGATGAACCTCGTCTCGCAGAGCCGCTTCCACGACACCTGGCTGTTCTCCTGGGTTCCGGGCCTCGGCTACAAGCCGTTCTCGACCGATCCCTGGAGCTGGTTCAAGACGCTGATCATTCCGTGGTTCACGTTGGCCGCCCTCTACATCGGCATCTACGGCCGCGTGCTGCGCGCCAATCTGGTGGAGGCCTATCAGGAGGATTTCATCCGCACCGCCCGCGCCAAGGGTCTCGGTCCGATGCGCGTCATGCTCCGCCATGCGCTGCGTACCTCGCTCATCCCCTTCGTCACTATGTTCGGTCTCGATTTTGGCGTCCTCGTCGGCGGTGCTGCGCTGCTGACGGAGGTAGTCTTCGGCCTGAACGGCATTGGCCGGCTGACCTACCAGGCGCTGCTCAACCTCGACCTGCCGATGATTCTCGCAACCGTGATGTACGCCTCGTTCTTCGTGGTCGTCGCCAATGCCGTCGTGGACATGGTCTATGTCCTCATCGATCCGCGGGTGAGGGGAGTCTGA
- a CDS encoding ABC transporter permease codes for MTDDMEDGGAAGAPVARGGQSPWQRAWRILKSDRSAIAAAVILLIIILSSLAAPLYASHVSGTDPFRSNLSGKIMIDGKRTKIMQASTEGLGLGVTPIGPTWQAQYLLGADAQGRDVAARLLYGGRNSLLIAGSATAICLVLAALVGISAGFFGGLTDMVLSRILDILWAFPVYLLAISLSIVLISQGISIGPIEITSGSLLLPIGIIGIIYVPYIARPIRGRVLTLKESEFVLAAKGLGIPRWRILFKDILPNVTTTLIVYIPLMMALNIVTESALSFLSIGVQAPDASWGTIIQDGQTLLYSRPVVALAPGLAIVLTVLALNVLGDSVRDALDPKTKIG; via the coding sequence ATGACTGACGATATGGAAGACGGTGGAGCCGCAGGAGCGCCTGTGGCAAGGGGCGGTCAAAGCCCGTGGCAGAGGGCCTGGCGGATCCTCAAGTCCGACAGATCAGCGATTGCCGCCGCCGTCATTCTCCTCATCATCATTCTGTCCAGTCTCGCCGCTCCCCTCTATGCGAGCCACGTTTCCGGCACCGATCCGTTCCGCTCGAACCTCAGCGGCAAGATCATGATCGACGGCAAGCGCACGAAGATCATGCAGGCCTCGACAGAAGGGCTCGGTCTTGGCGTCACGCCGATCGGCCCGACATGGCAGGCGCAGTATCTCCTGGGCGCCGATGCGCAAGGCCGCGACGTCGCCGCCCGGCTGCTCTATGGCGGCCGCAACTCTCTGCTGATCGCCGGCTCGGCCACCGCCATCTGTCTTGTGCTCGCCGCGCTCGTCGGCATTTCCGCCGGCTTCTTCGGCGGCTTAACCGACATGGTCCTGTCGCGCATTCTCGACATCCTGTGGGCCTTCCCGGTTTACCTGCTGGCGATCTCGCTTTCCATCGTCCTGATCTCGCAGGGGATCTCCATCGGGCCGATCGAGATCACCTCCGGCAGTCTTCTTCTGCCGATCGGCATCATCGGCATCATCTACGTGCCCTACATCGCCCGGCCGATCCGTGGGCGGGTGCTGACGCTCAAAGAGAGCGAGTTCGTGCTCGCCGCCAAGGGGCTCGGCATTCCGCGCTGGCGCATCCTCTTCAAGGACATCCTGCCGAACGTCACGACGACGCTGATCGTCTACATCCCCTTGATGATGGCGCTCAACATCGTCACCGAATCCGCGCTCTCCTTCCTGTCGATCGGCGTACAGGCTCCGGATGCGAGCTGGGGCACCATCATCCAGGACGGCCAGACGCTGCTATACAGCCGCCCGGTCGTAGCCCTTGCGCCCGGTCTCGCCATCGTCCTGACCGTGCTGGCCCTCAACGTGCTTGGAGACAGCGTGCGCGACGCGCTCGACCCCAAGACCAAGATCGGCTGA
- a CDS encoding ABC transporter substrate-binding protein — translation MMHHRKWTSLKGAGLLAAALLAQTALSSGARAEDRAQLMQEHRGGTMTLSAVSAAGTVDPMINYTAQFWQVFQMTYDGLLKFKQADRKEGFEIVLDLAEALPEPQDDGKTYVFKLRKGIKFSNGKDVTASDVVASFQRIFKINGPTSGSFYNNIVGADKCLKDGATCTLEGGIEGDDAAGTVTFHLVEPDSEFFDKLAVPHATILPADTAAKDLGTEAPPGTGAYVIASYDPNDKMVLKRNPEFKEWSVDAQPDGYPDEIVYRFGMTEEAAINAIQNGQVDWMFDTPPADRLPELGTKYASQVHVNPLAAFWYAPMNTNLAPFDDVRVRQAVNYAIDRDALVGLFGGDVLAQPVCQILPPDFPGHVDNCIYTQDPGPEWSAPDMEKAKELVKESGTAGQKVTVIAEDNATSRAIGTYIQSVLSELGYDATVKAISPNIQFTYIQNTENKVQISVSQWYMDYPAASNFLNVLLSCASFTPGSDSSINIAGYCNKDLDAKMKAAMAQSITDPDGANAEWAKIDTAFMEQAPLAPLFTPKNVDFTSARVGNFIFSNQFRWVISQSWVK, via the coding sequence ATGATGCACCACAGAAAATGGACTTCACTGAAAGGCGCGGGCCTTCTGGCCGCAGCGCTTCTTGCCCAGACGGCGCTTTCCTCAGGCGCCCGCGCCGAAGACCGCGCCCAGCTGATGCAGGAGCACCGCGGCGGCACCATGACGCTGTCAGCCGTCTCCGCCGCCGGCACCGTCGATCCGATGATCAACTACACGGCGCAGTTCTGGCAGGTCTTCCAGATGACCTATGACGGACTGCTGAAGTTCAAGCAGGCGGACCGCAAGGAAGGCTTCGAGATCGTCCTGGACCTCGCCGAAGCGCTGCCCGAGCCGCAGGATGACGGCAAGACCTATGTCTTCAAGCTGCGCAAGGGCATCAAGTTTTCCAACGGCAAGGACGTCACCGCCTCCGACGTCGTCGCCTCGTTCCAGCGCATCTTCAAGATCAACGGCCCGACCTCCGGCAGCTTCTACAACAATATCGTCGGCGCCGATAAATGCCTGAAGGACGGCGCCACCTGCACGCTCGAAGGCGGCATCGAGGGCGATGACGCGGCCGGCACGGTCACCTTCCATCTCGTCGAACCGGATTCCGAATTCTTCGACAAGCTCGCCGTCCCGCATGCCACCATCCTGCCGGCCGACACCGCCGCCAAGGATCTCGGCACGGAAGCCCCTCCCGGCACCGGCGCCTATGTCATCGCCAGCTACGATCCGAACGACAAGATGGTGCTGAAGCGCAATCCTGAATTCAAGGAATGGAGCGTCGACGCCCAGCCGGACGGCTATCCGGACGAGATCGTCTACCGCTTCGGCATGACCGAGGAAGCCGCGATCAACGCCATCCAGAACGGCCAGGTCGACTGGATGTTCGACACCCCGCCGGCCGACCGTCTGCCGGAGCTCGGCACCAAGTATGCGAGCCAGGTCCACGTCAATCCGCTGGCCGCCTTCTGGTATGCGCCGATGAACACCAACCTGGCGCCGTTCGATGACGTCCGCGTCCGCCAGGCCGTCAACTATGCGATCGACCGCGATGCGCTCGTCGGCCTGTTCGGCGGCGACGTGCTCGCCCAGCCGGTCTGCCAGATCCTGCCGCCGGACTTTCCCGGCCATGTCGACAACTGCATCTACACGCAGGACCCCGGTCCGGAATGGTCGGCGCCCGACATGGAGAAGGCCAAGGAACTGGTCAAGGAATCCGGCACGGCCGGCCAGAAGGTCACCGTGATCGCCGAGGACAATGCCACCTCGCGCGCCATCGGCACCTATATCCAGAGCGTTCTGTCCGAACTCGGCTACGACGCGACGGTGAAGGCGATCTCGCCGAACATCCAGTTCACCTACATTCAGAACACCGAGAACAAGGTGCAGATCAGCGTTTCGCAGTGGTACATGGACTATCCGGCCGCTTCGAACTTCCTGAACGTGCTCCTGTCCTGCGCGTCGTTTACCCCGGGCAGCGATTCCTCGATCAACATCGCCGGCTACTGCAACAAGGATCTCGATGCGAAGATGAAGGCCGCCATGGCCCAGTCGATCACCGATCCGGACGGCGCCAATGCCGAATGGGCGAAGATCGACACCGCCTTCATGGAACAGGCACCGCTGGCGCCGCTGTTCACGCCGAAGAATGTCGACTTCACCTCGGCCCGCGTCGGCAACTTCATCTTCTCCAACCAGTTCCGCTGGGTCATCAGCCAGTCCTGGGTGAAGTGA
- a CDS encoding proline iminopeptidase-family hydrolase — translation MSVVEGYAPYGDYKTWYRVTGDLKSGKPPLIVAHGGPGCTHDYVDSFKDIAETGRAVVHYDQVGNGKSTHLPEKGGDFWTVEFFKKELHNLIDHLGIRDGYCLLGQSWGGMLGAEFSVDRPAGLKALVIANSPAAMKTWISEANRLRDELPAEVQAALLKHEQAETTDTAEYKAATDVFNERHVCRVVPMPAEVKRTFDAIDQDPTVYHTMNGPNEFHVIGTMKDWSIVGRLGTINVPVLLISGRYDEATEACVQPYADEIPDVRWTIFEQSSHMPHVEEREACMAVVGAFLDEKAA, via the coding sequence GTGTCAGTCGTTGAAGGTTATGCGCCCTATGGAGACTACAAGACCTGGTATAGGGTCACGGGAGACTTGAAATCCGGCAAGCCGCCGCTGATCGTCGCCCATGGCGGTCCAGGCTGCACGCATGACTATGTCGACAGCTTCAAGGATATCGCCGAAACCGGTCGCGCCGTCGTCCATTACGATCAGGTCGGCAACGGCAAGTCGACGCACCTGCCGGAAAAGGGTGGCGACTTCTGGACCGTCGAATTCTTCAAGAAGGAACTGCACAACCTCATCGACCATCTCGGCATCCGCGACGGCTACTGCCTGCTCGGCCAGTCCTGGGGCGGCATGCTTGGCGCCGAGTTCTCGGTCGACCGCCCGGCCGGCCTGAAGGCGCTGGTGATCGCCAATTCGCCCGCCGCGATGAAGACCTGGATCTCGGAGGCCAACCGCCTGCGCGACGAACTGCCGGCCGAAGTGCAGGCTGCGCTTCTGAAGCACGAACAGGCGGAAACGACCGACACCGCCGAATACAAGGCGGCGACCGACGTCTTCAACGAGCGCCATGTCTGCCGCGTCGTGCCGATGCCGGCGGAGGTCAAGCGCACCTTCGATGCGATCGACCAGGACCCGACCGTCTATCACACGATGAACGGCCCGAACGAATTCCACGTTATCGGCACGATGAAGGACTGGTCCATCGTCGGACGGCTTGGCACCATCAACGTTCCCGTACTGCTGATCTCCGGGCGCTATGACGAGGCGACCGAAGCCTGCGTCCAGCCCTATGCCGACGAGATTCCGGACGTGCGCTGGACGATTTTCGAACAGTCCAGCCACATGCCGCATGTGGAGGAACGGGAGGCCTGCATGGCCGTCGTCGGGGCATTCCTCGACGAGAAGGCAGCATAA
- a CDS encoding ANTAR domain-containing response regulator: MNQRKRPTLAGWHAVILHRPHPAVDALQRQLEALHIHVRVVWPQLLETDVDADVVFFDADMGHDGQFPWPAGHAPMPVIALIGSEAPGRIEWALSQGSNAHLLKPIGSTGAYSALLIAAHAYENARAQEDDIRSLEGRLRQRPVVVRAVVKLMQECGEDEASAMKRLRAFAMTWRITVEEAAEAICNNDGRTLTGA; the protein is encoded by the coding sequence ATGAACCAGCGTAAGAGACCCACGCTCGCCGGCTGGCACGCCGTCATTCTCCACCGCCCGCATCCGGCCGTCGATGCGCTGCAGCGCCAGCTCGAAGCTCTGCACATTCATGTCCGGGTGGTCTGGCCGCAATTGCTGGAAACGGACGTCGACGCCGATGTCGTCTTCTTCGATGCTGATATGGGCCATGACGGACAGTTTCCCTGGCCCGCCGGCCATGCGCCGATGCCGGTCATCGCGCTGATCGGCTCGGAAGCGCCGGGACGGATCGAATGGGCGCTGTCGCAGGGCTCGAATGCCCATCTCCTGAAGCCGATCGGCTCGACTGGGGCCTACAGCGCGCTGCTGATTGCCGCGCATGCCTACGAGAACGCCCGCGCCCAGGAAGACGACATCCGCTCGCTCGAAGGCAGGCTGCGCCAGCGCCCCGTGGTCGTGCGCGCCGTCGTCAAGCTGATGCAGGAATGCGGCGAGGACGAAGCCAGCGCCATGAAGCGCCTGCGCGCCTTCGCCATGACCTGGCGGATCACCGTCGAGGAAGCGGCGGAAGCCATTTGCAACAATGACGGGCGCACCCTGACGGGCGCCTGA
- a CDS encoding transporter substrate-binding protein — MSTRDLIPVCLLYSSSGPYAALGQEAIDGALAAIAEVNADAGFAFRLEPVIADPRGSAEQYAVLADAAIRNANCRHVIGTITSWSRKEVLPVVERHGALLWYAFPYEGYEASDQVIYLGACPNQHLLPLFEYAFPRFGGRPFVIGSNYIWGWEIGRIAREFTEAAGGEVLAERYVPLGSAEVEHLIAEIREKKPDFILSNLVGQSSNAFIKAYSALGRQDPEFSHEVRPVISCNLTESGLAGLGDAAAGHITTSTYFDGLDTPENRDFKARMAARNGARPTTSPYVSGYMAVSILAQTIADAATDDPRVIREMVTSRLYSTPLGPLKIDPKTHHAALRPLLGRSNGRCEFDILESAPEAVPADPYLVCADVHFPPLKIRDEASAGLSRPPLKVVK; from the coding sequence TTGAGCACGCGTGACCTGATCCCCGTCTGTCTTCTCTACTCCTCGTCGGGTCCCTATGCGGCGTTGGGGCAGGAAGCCATCGACGGTGCGCTTGCGGCGATCGCGGAAGTCAATGCGGATGCCGGCTTTGCCTTTCGGCTGGAGCCGGTGATCGCCGATCCGCGCGGCAGCGCCGAACAGTATGCCGTGCTCGCCGATGCCGCGATCCGCAATGCCAATTGCCGCCATGTGATCGGCACCATCACCTCCTGGAGCCGCAAGGAAGTGCTGCCGGTCGTCGAGCGCCACGGCGCACTGCTCTGGTACGCCTTCCCCTATGAAGGTTATGAAGCGAGCGATCAGGTCATCTATCTCGGAGCCTGTCCGAACCAGCATCTGCTGCCTCTCTTCGAATATGCCTTCCCGCGCTTCGGCGGCCGGCCTTTCGTGATCGGGTCGAACTATATCTGGGGCTGGGAGATCGGCCGCATCGCCCGCGAATTCACCGAGGCTGCCGGTGGCGAGGTGCTTGCCGAGCGCTACGTCCCGCTGGGCTCGGCCGAGGTCGAGCATCTGATCGCCGAAATCCGCGAAAAGAAGCCCGATTTCATCCTCAGCAATCTCGTCGGTCAGTCGTCGAACGCCTTTATCAAGGCCTATAGCGCGCTCGGCCGACAGGACCCCGAATTTTCACACGAGGTCCGCCCGGTCATTTCCTGCAACCTGACCGAAAGCGGGCTTGCGGGCCTCGGAGACGCGGCGGCCGGCCACATCACCACCTCGACCTATTTCGACGGGCTGGACACGCCCGAGAACCGCGATTTCAAGGCCCGCATGGCGGCCCGCAACGGCGCCCGGCCCACGACTTCGCCCTATGTCTCCGGTTATATGGCGGTGTCGATCCTCGCTCAGACGATTGCCGATGCGGCGACCGACGATCCCCGCGTGATCCGCGAAATGGTGACGTCGCGGCTGTACTCGACGCCGCTCGGACCGTTGAAGATCGATCCGAAGACCCATCACGCCGCCCTGCGTCCGCTTCTCGGCCGTTCGAACGGCCGGTGCGAGTTCGACATTCTCGAAAGCGCTCCGGAGGCGGTGCCGGCCGATCCCTATCTCGTCTGCGCCGACGTGCACTTTCCACCCCTGAAGATCCGTGACGAAGCGTCGGCCGGTCTTTCACGGCCGCCGCTGAAGGTGGTCAAATGA